From Nicotiana tabacum cultivar K326 chromosome 20, ASM71507v2, whole genome shotgun sequence, one genomic window encodes:
- the LOC142174439 gene encoding uncharacterized protein LOC142174439 yields MEFADVFLENFLPIEVLEAKALEFERLRQNDMSVNEYYLKFVSLAKYAPEMVCDMRARVRQFVLGLLDDLFGDANIAAQNNDMTITKMVAFIQGNEDGLKEEERLQREKEREFSKRAKSAGNFNHWGSQTRGNHQFFKKSKSGPAPSLASAPVQRSKFNKKKQNFRIADPQSQASVGYRVPGYPICNTCGKRHPGLCRLGTNSCFGCGQQGHFFRDCPLAKQNNGGNAAQSTNSAAHHNSQAQQGHGPAKSNNAGSGRNRLYALVDRQDIEARGDVVTGMLTIFTFDVYALIDSGSTLSYVTPYIAKKFEIAPEKLCEPFEVSTPVGKSAIARCIYRGCPVKVHHCLTVADLVELEMLDFDVIMGMDWLESCYATVGCRTKIVSFEFLGEPVLEWKGDAVTPRGSFISYLKARKMISKGYIYHLVRVKDADAQIPTLQSVQIVNEFPEVFPEDLPGVPPDREIDFGIDLLPGTKPISILPYRIAPAELKKLKVQLKNLLDKGFIRPSVSP; encoded by the coding sequence ATGGAGTTTGCAGATGTGTTCCTTGAGAACTTTCTACCCATTGAGGTCTTGGAAGCTAAGGCTTTAGAGTTTGAGAGACTTAGACAGAATGATATGAGTGTGAATGAGTACTACCTCAAGTTCGTCTCTCTGGCCAAGTATGCTCCAGAAATGGTATGTGATATGAGGGCCAGAGTTAGGCAGTTTGTGCTGGGGCTTTTAGATGATTTATTTGGTGATGCTAATATAGCTGCTCAGAATAATGACATGACCATCACTAAGATGGTTGCCTTTATTCAAGGGAACGAAGACGGGTTGAAGGAAGAAGAACGGCTACAGAGAGAGAAGGAGAGGGAATTCAGCAAGAGAGCTAAGTCTGCAGGAAATTTCAACCATTGGGGATCTCAAACAAGAGGCAATCACCAGTTTTTCAAGAAATCAAAATCGGGACCTGCTCCATCTTTAGCTAGTGCACCGGTTCAGAGGTCAAAGTTTAATAAGAAAAAACAGAATTTTAGAATAGCAGACCCACAGTCACAAGCTAGTGTGGGCTACAGAGTCCCTGGTTACCCTATTTGCAACACGTGTGGTAAGAGGCACCCAGGGTTGTGTCGTTTGGGCACAAATAGTTGCTTTGGGTGCGGTCAGCAGGGCCACTTCTTCAGGGATTGTCCATTGGCAAAGCAAAACAATGGAGGCAATGCAGCTCAGTCCACTAATTCAGCAGCCCATCATAACTCTCAGGCTCAGCAAGGGCACGGCCCAGCAAAGTCTAATAATGCAGGCAGTGGACGAAACCGCTTGTATGCACTGGTAGACCGTCAGGATATAGAGGCTCGtggagatgttgtcacaggtatgcTAACAATATTCACTTTTGATGTCTATGCTCTTATAGATTCGGGATCCACCCTATCTTATGTAACCCCGTATATTGCTAAGAAATTTGAGATAGCACCAGAAAAGTTGTGTGAACCCTTTGAAGTGTCCACTCCAGTTGGAAAATCAGCTATAGCAAGGTGTATCTATAGGGGATGTCCAGTCAAAGTGCATCATTGTCTTACTGTAGCAGACTTAGTAGAATTGGAGATGTTAGACTTCGATGTGatcatgggcatggattggttagagTCATGTTATGCCACAGTGGGTTGTAGAACCAAAATAGTAAGTTTTGAATTTCTCGGTGAACCAGTCTTAGAATGGAAGGGTGATGCAGtaacacctaggggtagttttatttcctatcttaaagcCAGAAAGATGATCTCCAAGGGATATATCTATCACCTGGTTCGAGTAAAGGATGCAGATGCTCAGATCCCCACTCTCCAGTCAGTACAAATTGTAAATGAATTTCCAGAAGTGTTTCCCGAAGATCTCCCTGGAGTCCCTCCCGATAGagagattgactttggaattgatcTACTTCCAGGCACTAAGCCGATATCTATTCTGCCTTATAGAATTGCTCCAGCAGAGTTGAAAAAGTTAAAAGTCCAGTTGAAAAATCTTCTAGATAAGGGATTTATAAGGCCAAGTGTCTCACCTTAG
- the LOC142174438 gene encoding uncharacterized protein LOC142174438: MVAQCPNSQQVKAEHQRPGGLTQFIELPLWKWDMINMDFITGLPRTPRRYDAIWMAPYKALYGRKCRSLISWFEVGEAELLGPNLVQKAMEKIKLIRDQLCTAQSRQKSYAYVRRRDIEFDVEDWCIGDPLHITPIEDIHIAEDLSYAKVPVAIFDRQVRKLRTKEVASVKVLWRNNNIEEMTWEAEEEMRKKDPHLFMT, translated from the exons ATGGTAGCCCAATGTCCCAACAGCCAGCAAGTTAAAGCCGAACATCAGAGGCCTGGAGGCCTAACTCAGTTTATTGAACTTCCATTATGGAAATGGGACATgataaatatggacttcatcactgGTTTGCCTCGCACTCCACGGAGGtatgatgctatttgg atggctccttacaaAGCACTATACGGGCGAAAGTGTAGGTCGCTGATCAGTTGGTTTGAGGTCGGGGAAGCAGAGTTGCTAGGTCCTAATTTAGTCCAGAAAGCAATGGAAAAGATAAAACTTATTAGAGACCAGCTGTGTACAGCACAAAGTCGGCAGAAGTCTTATGCATATGTTCGACGACGAGACATAGAGTTTGATGTAgaagattgg tgcattggagatcctTTACATATTACACCCATTGAGGATATTCACATTGCTGAAGATTTATCTTATGCAAAGGTACCAGTAGCAATTTTTGATCGGCAGGTAAGAAAGCTTCGAACTAAAGAAGTGgcttccgtgaaagtgttatggcgaaataaCAACATTGAGGAAATGACCTGGGAAGCTGaggaggaaatgaggaagaaaGACCCCCACCTATTTATGACTTAA